In Phocoena sinus isolate mPhoSin1 chromosome X, mPhoSin1.pri, whole genome shotgun sequence, a genomic segment contains:
- the PRPS1 gene encoding ribose-phosphate pyrophosphokinase 1, with protein MPNIKIFSGSSHQDLSQKIADRLGLELGKVVTKKFSNQETCVEIGESVRGEDVYIVQSGCGEINDNLMELLIMINACKIASASRVTAVIPCFPYARQDKKDKSRAPISAKLVANMLSVAGADHIITMDLHASQIQGFFDIPVDNLYAEPAVLKWIRENISEWRNCTIVSPDAGGAKRVTSIADRLNVDFALIHKERKKANEVDRMVLVGDVKDRVAILVDDMADTCGTICHAADKLLSAGATRVYAILTHGIFSGPAISRINNACFEAVVVTNTIPQEDKMKHCSKIQVIDISMILAEAIRRTHNGESVSYLFSHVPL; from the exons ATGCCGAATATCAAAATCTTCAGCGGCAGCTCCCACCAGGACCTATCCCAGAAGATTGCCGACCGCCTGGGCCTGGAGCTGGGCAAGGTGGTGACTAAGAAATTCAGCAACCAGGAGACCTG TGTGGAAATTGGCGAAAGTGTGCGTGGAGAGGATGTCTACATTGTTCAGAGTGGCTGCGGTGAAATCAACGACAATCTAATGGAACTTTTGATCATGATTAACGCCTGCAAGATTGCTTCAGCCAGTCGGGTTACTGCAGTCATCCCATGCTTCCCTTATGCCCGGCAGGATAAGAAGGATAAG AGCCGGGCTCCAATCTCAGCCAAGCTTGTCGCAAATATGCTCTCTGTAGCAGGCGCGGATCATATTATCACCATGGACCTGCATGCTTCTCAAATTCAG GGCTTTTTTGATATCCCAGTGGACAATTTGTATGCAGAGCCAGCTGTCCTCAAGTGGATAAGGGAGAACATCTCGGAATGGAGGAACTGCACGATTGTTTCACCCGATGCTGGAGGAGCTAAGAG AGTGACCTCCATCGCAGACCGGTTGAATGTGGACTTTGCCTTGATTCACAAAGAACGGAAGAAAGCTAATGAAGTGGACCGCATGGTGCTAGTGGGAGATGTGAAGGACCGGGTGGCCATCCTCGTGGATGACATGGCTGACACCTGTGGTACAATCTGCCATGCAGCTGACAA ACTTCTCTCAGCTGGAGCCACCAGGGTTTATGCTATCCTGACTCATGGAATCTTTTCTGGCCCAGCCATTTCTCGCATTAATAATGCATGCTTTGAAGCAGTAGTTGTCACCAATACCATACCTCAGGAGGATAAGATGAAGCATTGCTCCAAAATACAG GTGATCGACATCTCCATGATCCTTGCAGAAGCCATCAGGAGAACTCACAATGGGGAATCTGTCTCCTACCTGTTCAGCCATGTCCCTTTATAA